The Hyalangium gracile genome window below encodes:
- a CDS encoding social motility and stimulation tgl protein → MFNIDERYRGLPASREQVIALHTSLNSPHLFIPGKPAGPAQAFILGLRGSTGFATFIYLYLSEAAECAVYVSGKRNTSFEEYLGEEGEALAFVESMGFMMDNSNWRSLPQPTQEELLRTLPVFFRDPKQVPAAAKKVEEKRSAAATLGRFLAAF, encoded by the coding sequence TTGTTCAATATCGATGAGAGATATCGCGGGTTGCCCGCGAGCCGCGAACAGGTGATCGCGCTGCACACGTCGCTCAACTCGCCGCACCTGTTCATTCCAGGCAAGCCGGCGGGGCCGGCGCAGGCGTTCATCCTGGGCCTGCGCGGCTCGACGGGCTTCGCGACGTTCATCTACCTGTACCTGTCCGAGGCCGCCGAGTGCGCCGTCTATGTCTCCGGCAAGCGCAACACGAGCTTCGAGGAGTACCTGGGCGAGGAGGGCGAGGCGCTCGCCTTCGTCGAGTCCATGGGCTTCATGATGGACAACTCGAACTGGCGCTCGCTGCCGCAGCCGACCCAGGAGGAACTGCTGCGGACGCTGCCCGTCTTCTTCCGCGATCCCAAGCAGGTGCCGGCCGCCGCGAAGAAGGTCGAGGAGAAGCGCAGCGCCGCTGCTACCCTGGGCCGGTTCCTCGCCGCCTTCTGA
- a CDS encoding phasin family protein — protein MDKPEAPREKHTVTEAFERIWSQALLAVSTAEEEVNRTFQKVAATAGWSQEEVKRHAREFTERLVGHRKGLEHSVEEAVRGAVSRLKVPRREELQEFEARLAKLAERIDSLGQQK, from the coding sequence ATGGACAAGCCTGAGGCCCCCCGAGAGAAGCACACGGTGACCGAAGCTTTCGAGCGTATCTGGAGTCAGGCCCTGCTGGCCGTCTCCACCGCGGAGGAAGAGGTGAACCGCACCTTCCAGAAGGTGGCGGCCACCGCGGGTTGGAGCCAGGAAGAGGTGAAGCGCCACGCCCGGGAGTTCACCGAGCGGCTCGTGGGCCACCGCAAGGGCTTGGAGCACTCCGTCGAGGAGGCCGTCCGTGGGGCCGTCTCCCGGCTGAAGGTGCCCCGGCGAGAGGAGCTACAGGAGTTCGAGGCGCGGCTGGCGAAGCTGGCCGAGCGCATCGACTCGCTGGGGCAGCAGAAGTGA
- a CDS encoding lytic transglycosylase domain-containing protein has translation MTAPPPAGRGGKWLARLHSLSSGCAKLPLLAGMALVLSARIIPVLSEPAPPLVAPSLAVAEPTSHDATLIDAVLAKRAPDLGLTLRRQLGQAIAEEAGKSGYDPLLILALIDVESDFEEEAISMKGARGLMQIKPSTLHFLAEKEGLRLSREEVAADPALCVRLGIRYLRNLQERFGGDLDFALMAYNAGPTRIRKAIKEGDLEAFRRYPRLVRRDFKRFREGQGLGGDWALAQRAGGEEIPNP, from the coding sequence GTGACGGCCCCGCCTCCGGCGGGGCGGGGCGGCAAGTGGCTCGCCCGGCTCCACAGCCTGAGCTCCGGGTGCGCCAAGCTCCCGCTGCTGGCGGGCATGGCGCTCGTGCTGTCCGCGCGCATCATCCCCGTGCTCAGCGAGCCGGCGCCTCCGCTCGTGGCGCCGTCCCTGGCCGTGGCCGAGCCCACCTCGCATGACGCCACCCTGATCGACGCGGTGCTGGCCAAGCGGGCCCCGGATCTCGGCCTCACCCTGCGCCGCCAGCTCGGCCAGGCCATCGCCGAGGAGGCGGGCAAGTCGGGGTATGATCCGCTGCTGATCCTGGCCCTCATCGACGTGGAGTCCGACTTCGAGGAGGAGGCCATCTCCATGAAGGGGGCTCGCGGGCTGATGCAGATCAAGCCCAGCACGCTTCACTTCCTCGCCGAGAAGGAGGGCCTGCGGCTGTCCCGCGAGGAGGTGGCCGCTGATCCCGCGCTCTGTGTCCGCCTGGGTATCCGCTACCTGCGCAACCTGCAGGAGCGCTTCGGAGGGGACCTGGACTTCGCCCTCATGGCCTACAACGCCGGCCCCACCCGCATCCGCAAGGCCATCAAGGAGGGCGATCTGGAGGCCTTCCGCCGCTACCCTCGCCTGGTGAGGCGTGATTTCAAGCGCTTCCGAGAGGGACAGGGGCTGGGCGGGGACTGGGCCCTGGCTCAACGGGCGGGGGGCGAGGAAATCCCCAATCCCTGA
- the tgl gene encoding social motility TPR repeat lipoprotein Tgl, producing MLRVSLSWPLALALVLSACKHVPTEKERQSSEIHYNLGVQAQQSGNIQEALSEFQRAVELDPDNADAQNALGILLHLSFRRHAEAIEHYRKAIEVRPNFSEARTNLGNVHLDQGQYDEAIKLYEQVLNDMLYPTPYIAQGNLGWAYYKKGDTAKALENIKAAVTLNPSFCLGFKNMGLIYEQTGKTEEACTQFGHYREQCPDVADAYLREGVCLAKKGESDTAKQRLETCESKATQPALKEECRRLREQL from the coding sequence ATGCTCCGCGTCTCCCTCTCCTGGCCTCTGGCGCTCGCGCTCGTCCTCTCCGCTTGCAAGCACGTCCCCACGGAGAAGGAGCGGCAGAGCTCGGAAATCCACTACAACCTGGGCGTGCAGGCGCAGCAGAGCGGCAACATCCAGGAGGCGCTCAGCGAGTTCCAGCGCGCCGTGGAGCTGGATCCGGACAACGCCGACGCGCAGAACGCGCTGGGCATCCTGCTGCACCTGTCCTTCCGGCGGCACGCGGAGGCCATCGAGCACTACCGCAAGGCCATCGAGGTGCGCCCGAACTTCTCCGAGGCTCGCACCAACCTGGGCAACGTCCACCTGGATCAGGGCCAGTACGACGAGGCCATCAAGCTCTACGAGCAGGTGCTCAACGACATGCTGTACCCCACGCCGTACATCGCCCAGGGCAACCTGGGGTGGGCCTACTACAAGAAGGGCGACACGGCGAAGGCGCTGGAGAACATCAAGGCCGCCGTGACGCTCAACCCGAGCTTCTGCCTGGGCTTCAAGAACATGGGCCTCATCTACGAGCAGACGGGGAAGACCGAGGAGGCCTGCACCCAGTTCGGCCACTACCGCGAGCAGTGCCCCGACGTGGCCGATGCGTACCTGCGCGAGGGCGTGTGTCTGGCCAAGAAGGGTGAGTCGGACACCGCGAAGCAGCGCCTGGAGACGTGCGAGAGCAAGGCCACGCAGCCCGCGCTGAAGGAAGAGTGCCGCCGTCTGCGGGAGCAGCTGTAG
- the rpoC gene encoding DNA-directed RNA polymerase subunit beta' gives MKDIFNFFEKPKDPLSFNAIRIALASPDKIRQWSHGEVKKPETINYRTFKPERDGLFCARIFGPVKDYECNCGKYKRMKHRGVVCEKCGVEVIQSKVRRERLGHITLATPVAHIWFLKSLPSRIGNLLDITLKELEKVLYCESYIVLDPKATPLTKGELVSEEKMHRLFQEHGEDSFTAGMGGEAVRELLKSIDVDKLSEDLRKDMRETNSEAKRKKYAKRLKVAEAFRASGNKPEWMMLDVIPVIPPDLRPLVPLDGGRFATSDLNDLYRRVINRNNRLKRLQELNAPDIIIRNEKRMLQEAVDALFDNGRRGKTITGPNKRPLKSLSDMLKGKQGRFRQNLLGKRVDYSGRSVIVVGPELKLHQCGLPKIMALELFKPFIYNKLEEKGYVTTIKSAKKMVEKERPEVWDILEDVIREHPVLLNRAPTLHRLGMQAFEPVLIEGKAIQLHPLVCAAFNADFDGDQMAVHVPLSIEAQMEARVLMMSTNNILSPAHGKPIIVPTQDMVLGIYYMTRAREFANGEGRVFSSPEEVRAAYDHGEVHLQAKIVCRINGKRKETTVGRVLLWDIVPRKVGFDAINKVLDKKALGSLIDQCYRLTGEKETVLLADRVRSLGYTNATRAGISIALKDMVIPAKKQEFLDFARKEVAEIENQYLEGLITDGERYNKVIDIWAEITEKVAAEMMQQISQEEATGEGKDGKRETRKQPSFNPIYIMADSGARGSAQQIRQLAGMRGLMAKPSGEIIETPITANFREGLSVLQYFISTHGARKGLADTALKTANSGYLTRRLVDVAQDAIINEYDCGTMDGLFIGALVEGGEIIEPLGERILGRVALDDILDPVTGEALVRANEEIDEDRVRRIENSGLDRVKIRSVLTCQAKRGICVECYGRDLARGRKVSIGEAVGVIAAQSIGEPGTQLTMRTFHIGGAATRRAEQSSLENRYAGTVKFSGLITVQKNDGTLVAMNRNGELVVVDDSGRERERYQVIYGARILVKETQRIEAGTLLAEWDPFAIPLLTEVGGVVRYDDIIEGVTMSEALDEVTGLSRRTVIESKDPEARPRITIRDAQGNVKDLPSSKNPASYFLPQGSIITVNDGDEIHPGEVIAKVPRETTKTKDITGGLPRVAELFEARKPKDAAAIAEIDGVVSFGKDTKGKRKLIITPEVNNEQRTDLAKEYLISKGKNISVHSGDRVKAGEALMDGAANPHDILKVLGEKELARYLVDEVQEVYRLQGVKINDKHIETIVRQMLRRVRVTEVGDTNFLVDEQVEKWVFEEENEKVMAEGKRPAVGEPLLLGITKASLSTESFISASSFQETTKVLTEAAINGKVDYLRGLKENVIMGRLIPAGTGLPNYRHLDIEVESPTDEVNEMEAALAATHGDSAPMQPPAARAEGTQTSGAA, from the coding sequence GTGAAGGACATTTTCAACTTCTTCGAGAAGCCGAAGGACCCGCTTTCGTTCAACGCCATTCGTATCGCGTTGGCGTCGCCGGACAAGATCCGGCAGTGGTCTCACGGTGAGGTGAAGAAGCCGGAGACCATCAACTACCGTACCTTCAAGCCGGAGCGGGACGGCCTGTTCTGCGCCCGCATCTTCGGGCCGGTGAAGGACTACGAGTGCAACTGCGGCAAGTACAAGCGCATGAAGCACCGTGGCGTGGTGTGCGAGAAGTGCGGCGTGGAGGTGATCCAGTCCAAGGTGCGCCGTGAGCGCCTGGGCCACATCACCCTGGCCACGCCCGTGGCCCACATCTGGTTCCTCAAGTCGCTGCCGAGCCGCATCGGCAACCTGCTCGACATCACCCTGAAGGAGCTGGAGAAGGTCCTCTACTGCGAGAGCTACATCGTCCTCGATCCGAAGGCGACGCCGCTGACCAAGGGCGAGCTCGTCAGCGAGGAGAAGATGCACCGGCTCTTCCAGGAGCACGGTGAGGACTCGTTCACCGCCGGCATGGGCGGCGAGGCCGTCCGCGAGCTGCTCAAGTCCATCGACGTGGACAAGCTCTCCGAGGACCTCCGCAAGGACATGCGGGAGACCAACAGCGAGGCCAAGCGGAAGAAGTACGCCAAGCGCCTCAAGGTCGCCGAGGCCTTCCGCGCCTCCGGCAACAAGCCCGAGTGGATGATGCTGGACGTGATCCCGGTCATCCCGCCGGATCTGCGCCCGCTGGTTCCCCTCGACGGTGGCCGCTTCGCCACGTCCGACCTGAACGACCTGTACCGCCGCGTCATCAACCGCAACAACCGCCTCAAGCGGCTGCAGGAGCTGAACGCGCCGGACATCATCATCCGTAACGAGAAGCGCATGCTCCAGGAGGCCGTCGACGCGCTGTTCGACAACGGCCGCCGCGGCAAGACGATCACCGGCCCCAACAAGCGGCCGCTGAAGTCCCTGTCCGACATGCTCAAGGGCAAGCAGGGCCGGTTCCGCCAGAACCTGCTCGGCAAGCGCGTGGACTACTCCGGCCGCTCCGTCATCGTGGTCGGCCCGGAGCTCAAGCTCCACCAGTGCGGCCTGCCCAAGATCATGGCGCTCGAGCTGTTCAAGCCGTTCATCTACAACAAGCTCGAGGAGAAGGGGTACGTCACCACCATCAAGAGCGCCAAGAAGATGGTGGAGAAGGAGCGCCCCGAGGTGTGGGACATCCTCGAGGACGTGATCCGCGAGCACCCGGTGCTCCTCAACCGCGCCCCCACGCTGCACCGTCTGGGCATGCAGGCCTTCGAGCCCGTCCTCATCGAGGGCAAGGCCATCCAGCTGCACCCGCTGGTGTGCGCCGCGTTCAACGCGGACTTCGACGGTGACCAGATGGCCGTCCACGTGCCGCTCTCCATCGAGGCTCAGATGGAGGCCCGCGTGCTGATGATGTCCACCAACAACATCCTCAGCCCCGCGCACGGCAAGCCCATCATCGTCCCGACGCAGGACATGGTGCTCGGCATCTACTACATGACGCGCGCCCGCGAGTTCGCCAACGGCGAGGGCCGCGTGTTCTCCTCGCCCGAGGAGGTCCGCGCCGCGTACGACCACGGCGAGGTCCACCTGCAGGCGAAGATCGTCTGCCGCATCAACGGCAAGCGCAAGGAGACCACGGTGGGCCGCGTCCTGCTGTGGGACATCGTCCCGCGCAAGGTCGGCTTCGACGCCATCAACAAGGTGCTCGACAAGAAGGCGCTCGGCTCGCTCATCGACCAGTGCTACCGCCTCACCGGTGAGAAGGAGACGGTGCTCCTGGCCGACCGCGTGCGCAGCCTCGGCTACACCAACGCGACCAGGGCCGGCATCTCCATCGCGCTCAAGGACATGGTCATCCCTGCCAAGAAGCAGGAGTTCCTGGACTTCGCGCGCAAGGAAGTGGCGGAGATCGAGAACCAGTACCTCGAGGGCCTCATCACCGACGGTGAGCGCTACAACAAGGTCATCGATATCTGGGCGGAGATCACCGAGAAGGTGGCCGCCGAGATGATGCAGCAGATCTCCCAGGAAGAGGCCACGGGAGAGGGCAAGGACGGCAAGCGCGAGACGCGCAAGCAGCCGTCGTTCAACCCCATCTACATCATGGCCGACTCCGGCGCCCGCGGCTCCGCCCAGCAGATCCGTCAGCTGGCCGGTATGCGTGGCCTCATGGCCAAGCCCTCCGGCGAGATCATCGAGACGCCCATCACGGCCAACTTCCGTGAAGGCCTCTCCGTGCTCCAGTACTTCATCTCGACGCACGGCGCTCGTAAGGGTCTGGCGGACACGGCGCTCAAGACGGCCAACTCCGGCTACCTCACCCGCCGTCTCGTGGACGTGGCGCAGGACGCCATCATCAACGAGTACGACTGCGGCACCATGGACGGCCTCTTCATCGGCGCCCTGGTGGAGGGCGGCGAGATCATCGAGCCGCTCGGCGAGCGCATCCTGGGCCGCGTGGCCCTGGACGACATCCTCGATCCCGTCACCGGCGAGGCGCTGGTCCGCGCCAACGAGGAGATCGACGAGGATCGCGTCCGCCGCATCGAGAACAGCGGCCTCGACCGCGTGAAGATCCGCTCGGTGCTCACCTGCCAGGCCAAGCGCGGCATCTGCGTGGAGTGCTACGGCCGTGATCTGGCCCGTGGCCGCAAGGTGTCCATCGGCGAGGCCGTGGGCGTCATCGCGGCGCAGTCCATCGGCGAGCCGGGTACCCAGCTCACGATGCGCACCTTCCACATCGGTGGCGCGGCGACCCGGCGCGCGGAGCAGTCCAGCCTCGAGAACCGGTACGCCGGTACGGTGAAGTTCTCCGGCCTCATCACGGTGCAGAAGAACGACGGCACCCTGGTGGCCATGAACCGCAACGGCGAGCTCGTCGTCGTCGACGACAGCGGCCGCGAGCGCGAGCGCTACCAGGTCATCTACGGCGCCCGCATCCTCGTGAAGGAGACCCAGCGCATCGAGGCTGGCACGCTCCTGGCCGAGTGGGATCCGTTCGCCATCCCGCTGCTCACCGAGGTGGGCGGTGTCGTGCGCTACGATGACATCATCGAAGGCGTCACGATGAGCGAGGCCCTGGACGAGGTGACGGGCCTGAGCCGCCGCACCGTCATCGAGTCCAAGGACCCCGAGGCCCGCCCGCGCATCACCATCCGCGACGCGCAGGGCAACGTGAAGGATCTGCCCAGCTCCAAGAACCCGGCGAGCTACTTCCTGCCGCAGGGCTCCATCATCACCGTGAACGACGGCGACGAGATCCACCCGGGCGAGGTCATCGCCAAGGTGCCTCGCGAGACCACGAAGACCAAGGACATCACGGGCGGTCTGCCCCGCGTGGCCGAGCTCTTCGAGGCGCGCAAGCCGAAGGACGCGGCGGCGATCGCGGAGATCGACGGCGTGGTGTCGTTCGGCAAGGACACCAAGGGCAAGCGCAAGCTCATCATCACCCCCGAGGTGAACAACGAGCAGCGCACCGACCTGGCCAAGGAGTACCTGATCTCCAAGGGCAAGAACATCAGCGTCCATTCCGGCGACCGCGTGAAGGCCGGCGAGGCGCTGATGGACGGCGCCGCCAACCCGCACGACATCCTCAAGGTGCTGGGCGAGAAGGAACTCGCGCGCTACCTGGTGGACGAGGTGCAGGAGGTCTACCGACTGCAGGGCGTGAAGATCAACGACAAGCACATCGAGACGATCGTCCGGCAGATGCTGCGCCGGGTGCGCGTCACCGAGGTGGGCGACACCAACTTCCTGGTCGACGAGCAGGTCGAGAAGTGGGTGTTCGAGGAGGAGAACGAGAAGGTCATGGCCGAGGGCAAGCGCCCGGCCGTGGGCGAGCCGCTGCTGCTCGGCATCACCAAGGCCTCGCTCTCCACCGAGTCGTTCATCTCGGCGTCCTCCTTCCAGGAGACCACCAAGGTGCTCACCGAGGCCGCCATCAACGGCAAGGTGGACTACCTGCGCGGCCTCAAGGAGAACGTCATCATGGGCCGCCTCATCCCCGCCGGTACGGGCCTGCCGAACTACCGCCACCTCGACATCGAGGTGGAGAGCCCCACCGACGAGGTCAACGAGATGGAGGCCGCCCTGGCCGCCACTCACGGAGACTCCGCTCCCATGCAGCCCCCGGCCGCTCGCGCCGAGGGCACCCAGACTTCGGGTGCCGCCTAG